The proteins below are encoded in one region of Neisseriales bacterium:
- a CDS encoding amino acid permease → MSVLPSSCNTLVFKIAEVHDISRAPKLKRLLKTRHLSMVAIGGAIGTGLFVASGATVAQAGPGSAIIVYALVGIMVYFLMTSLGELTTYTPLSGSFASFGSRYVDEGFGFAIGWNYWYNWAITVAVDLAAAQLVMKYWLPNTPGVLWSVLFLVIIFLLNYISVRGFGEGEFVFSSIKIIVVTLFLITGLSMVVGVLLDSNPSTGWQNLTTAEAPFVGGIPAMLSIAMVAAFSFQGTELIGVAAGESDNPSKSIPQAIRKIFWRILLFYILAIFIISILIPYTDPNLLRNEATDIAISPFTLVLKRAGLASAAAVMNAVVLTSVLSAGNSGMYAATRTLYALATEGKAPRIFAKLSANGIPQNALYATTIVALLCSLTMLFPEKTVYVWLLNLSAMTGIIMWLGIAICHYRFRKGFLLQGHALNTLPYRAKWFPFGSIFALLCCFLIILGQSLQSILSGQINWLSFLGAYVSIPLFLITWLVYRVVRKVHIVSYQAMDFTRPTNR, encoded by the coding sequence ATGTCGGTTCTACCCAGTTCATGTAATACTCTTGTCTTTAAAATTGCAGAGGTTCACGATATTTCTCGCGCACCAAAATTAAAACGCCTACTGAAAACTAGGCATTTATCAATGGTTGCAATTGGCGGTGCAATCGGTACGGGGCTATTTGTCGCCTCTGGTGCAACCGTCGCTCAAGCAGGTCCCGGTAGCGCAATCATTGTCTACGCATTAGTAGGCATAATGGTCTATTTTTTAATGACCAGTCTTGGAGAATTGACAACCTATACCCCTCTTTCCGGTTCATTTGCTAGCTTTGGGTCACGTTATGTTGATGAAGGGTTTGGTTTTGCGATCGGCTGGAATTATTGGTACAACTGGGCCATTACTGTTGCAGTTGACTTAGCTGCAGCACAGTTAGTCATGAAATATTGGTTACCCAATACACCGGGTGTCTTATGGAGTGTTTTATTTTTAGTCATTATTTTTTTACTCAACTATATTTCAGTTAGGGGCTTTGGGGAAGGAGAATTCGTTTTTTCTTCCATCAAAATCATTGTCGTCACGCTCTTTTTAATAACTGGCCTAAGTATGGTAGTTGGGGTTTTGTTAGACAGTAATCCATCCACTGGATGGCAAAATTTAACAACTGCTGAAGCACCTTTTGTAGGTGGGATACCTGCCATGTTGAGTATTGCAATGGTTGCCGCGTTCTCATTTCAAGGCACGGAGCTCATTGGAGTGGCAGCTGGTGAATCCGATAACCCATCTAAGAGTATCCCACAAGCTATCCGGAAGATTTTCTGGCGAATTTTGCTATTCTATATCCTCGCTATTTTTATTATCAGTATCCTAATCCCCTATACAGATCCCAATCTACTAAGAAATGAAGCAACAGATATTGCTATTAGCCCTTTTACTCTAGTACTCAAAAGGGCAGGATTAGCTAGTGCAGCAGCCGTGATGAATGCTGTGGTATTAACCTCTGTTTTGTCTGCTGGAAATTCGGGTATGTACGCTGCGACCCGTACGTTATATGCTCTTGCAACAGAAGGTAAAGCACCGCGTATTTTCGCAAAACTTTCTGCTAATGGTATTCCGCAAAACGCCCTTTACGCAACAACGATTGTTGCACTACTTTGCTCGTTAACTATGCTTTTCCCAGAAAAAACAGTATACGTTTGGCTACTTAATCTTTCTGCTATGACGGGTATCATTATGTGGCTAGGTATTGCAATTTGTCACTACCGCTTTCGTAAAGGCTTTTTACTGCAAGGTCACGCTTTGAACACATTGCCTTATCGCGCAAAATGGTTTCCATTCGGCTCCATTTTCGCCTTGTTATGCTGTTTTTTAATCATACTCGGTCAAAGTCTGCAGAGCATTTTATCAGGTCAAATAAACTGGCTATCCTTTCTCGGGGCTTATGTCAGCATTCCCCTATTTTTAATCACTTGGTTGGTTTATCGTGTCGTTCGTAAAGTTCATATCGTCTCTTACCAGGCAATGGATTTTACACGCCCTACCAATCGGTAG
- the pmbA gene encoding metalloprotease PmbA, whose protein sequence is MVNHSFHFSQAELIDLVKQLIAKALKGGATACEAEISEGNGWTVSVRLGDIETLEYHQDKSITINVYFDKKRGQASSSDFTPQALDRTVQAALDIARLTASDDFSGLAEPTMLCQSVIDLDLYHPWFITHDEAIKLAKRCEQSGRDVSNLIVNSDGVTVTTQAQQFIYANSLEFCAGYPTSQHRIAASFIAEQKGVMQSDYWMSVACDAHELMAADQVGHAAAHRTIKRLGARQIKTGQYPVLFDSPVASSLIAHLIEGLTGDKLYRRSSFLLDSLGKTLLPTWINLVEDPFIPRGLGSCPFDAEGVAVKRRFLIEKGCVVSYLLDSYSARRLNMTSTGNAGGAHNLILQHSHATQTDLLKVMEQGILVTELMGDGVNIVTGDYSQGAAGFWVENGQIAYPIEEITIASNLKEMFGHIVAVADDAVIWGSKRVGSILIESMTIAGKN, encoded by the coding sequence ATGGTAAACCATTCGTTTCATTTTAGCCAAGCCGAATTAATTGATCTAGTCAAGCAATTGATTGCCAAAGCTTTGAAAGGTGGCGCTACAGCTTGTGAAGCAGAAATCAGTGAAGGTAATGGCTGGACAGTCAGTGTTCGTTTGGGTGACATTGAAACACTTGAATATCATCAAGATAAAAGTATAACGATTAATGTTTATTTTGATAAAAAACGTGGCCAAGCCAGCAGTTCCGATTTTACTCCCCAAGCATTGGATCGAACAGTACAAGCAGCACTAGATATTGCTCGTTTGACTGCATCAGATGATTTTTCTGGTCTCGCAGAACCTACCATGCTGTGTCAATCGGTTATAGATTTAGATTTGTATCATCCTTGGTTTATAACTCACGATGAAGCCATTAAACTTGCTAAGCGATGTGAGCAATCTGGTCGTGATGTTAGCAATCTTATTGTAAATTCAGATGGAGTGACAGTTACAACGCAGGCGCAGCAATTCATATATGCTAATAGTTTAGAGTTTTGTGCAGGATACCCGACGAGTCAACACCGTATTGCTGCCTCTTTCATCGCCGAACAAAAAGGGGTGATGCAATCGGATTATTGGATGAGTGTTGCATGCGATGCCCACGAATTAATGGCGGCTGATCAAGTGGGTCATGCAGCAGCTCATCGTACAATTAAACGGCTTGGTGCCAGGCAAATCAAAACAGGCCAGTATCCTGTTTTATTTGACTCTCCTGTTGCTTCGAGCCTCATTGCGCATCTGATAGAGGGTTTAACTGGCGATAAACTGTATCGACGATCCAGTTTTTTGTTAGATAGCCTAGGTAAAACACTGCTGCCAACTTGGATTAATTTGGTTGAGGATCCGTTTATCCCGCGTGGTTTGGGAAGCTGTCCGTTTGATGCGGAGGGTGTAGCAGTTAAAAGGCGTTTTTTGATTGAAAAAGGTTGTGTCGTAAGCTATCTATTAGATAGTTATTCTGCTCGTCGACTTAATATGACAAGCACTGGTAATGCGGGAGGTGCTCATAATTTGATTTTGCAACATAGCCATGCTACACAAACCGACTTATTGAAAGTGATGGAACAGGGTATTTTGGTTACAGAACTGATGGGGGATGGCGTGAATATTGTCACAGGTGATTATTCACAAGGCGCAGCTGGGTTTTGGGTGGAAAACGGTCAGATTGCTTATCCGATTGAAGAAATTACGATTGCTAGCAATCTAAAAGAAATGTTTGGACATATTGTGGCCGTTGCGGATGATGCTGTGATATGGGGCTCAAAAAGAGTAGGCTCTATATTGATTGAATCCATGACAATTGCTGGCAAAAATTAA
- the guaA gene encoding glutamine-hydrolyzing GMP synthase yields the protein MICKAKKGYCTVDKILILDFGSQVTQLIARRVREAHVYCEIYPFDTPIQVISYFKPRGLILSGSPSSVYDEIGYQADPALLNMKIPVLGICYGMQWMAKILGGSVASSAIREFGSADIEVCQSSKLLDGLTDHSADAAASLLTVWMSHGDKVTVVPPNFTVIAKNPHCPIAAIADEKRQYYGLQFHPEVTHTLKGRVILERFVQDICGCQPTWYMPNYIEEAILNIRQQVGKESVLLGLSGGVDSAVAAALIHRAIGQQLTCVLVDHGLLRRDEADQVMKMLQTHLGVNIIHVKAEKQFLDDLSGITDPEIKRAIIGKDFVKIFQNEAKKITGVAWLAQGTIYPDIIESGAAKTGKSTVIKSHHNVGGLPDILQLKLLEPLRNLFKDEVRELGLALGLTHQIVYRHPFPGPGLGVRILGEVKKRYCELLRQADAIFMDELLKAGWYDKVSQAFAVFLPIKSVGVMGDDRTYEYVIALRAVKTTDFMTADWAELPYELLNIVSRRIINEVSGVNRVVYDISSKPPATIEWE from the coding sequence ATGATATGCAAAGCGAAAAAGGGTTATTGTACCGTGGACAAGATATTGATTCTTGATTTTGGTTCTCAAGTCACGCAGCTTATTGCGCGCCGCGTGCGAGAAGCTCATGTTTACTGTGAAATTTACCCTTTTGACACGCCAATTCAAGTCATTAGCTATTTTAAACCTCGAGGACTTATTTTATCAGGTAGCCCAAGCTCCGTATACGATGAAATAGGATACCAAGCAGATCCAGCTCTGTTAAATATGAAGATACCCGTACTAGGTATCTGTTATGGTATGCAATGGATGGCTAAGATATTAGGTGGATCAGTAGCCTCTAGTGCCATACGAGAATTTGGATCCGCTGATATTGAGGTATGTCAGTCTTCAAAACTACTAGATGGTCTGACAGATCATTCAGCTGATGCTGCTGCTTCTTTATTGACCGTTTGGATGAGCCACGGGGATAAAGTTACCGTTGTACCGCCAAATTTTACTGTTATTGCTAAGAATCCACACTGTCCAATTGCTGCAATAGCTGATGAAAAACGTCAATATTATGGACTCCAATTCCATCCAGAAGTCACCCATACACTCAAAGGTAGGGTAATTTTAGAGCGCTTTGTGCAAGATATTTGCGGCTGCCAACCAACCTGGTATATGCCCAACTACATTGAAGAAGCCATCTTGAATATTCGTCAACAAGTCGGCAAGGAATCCGTACTTTTAGGGTTATCTGGTGGTGTGGATTCTGCCGTTGCAGCTGCATTAATTCATCGAGCAATCGGTCAGCAATTAACCTGCGTCTTGGTTGATCATGGCTTATTAAGAAGGGATGAAGCCGATCAAGTTATGAAAATGTTGCAAACACATTTAGGAGTCAATATTATCCATGTCAAGGCAGAAAAACAATTTTTAGATGACCTAAGTGGTATCACAGATCCGGAGATTAAGCGAGCAATCATTGGGAAAGATTTTGTCAAAATTTTTCAAAATGAAGCTAAGAAAATAACTGGTGTTGCCTGGTTAGCACAAGGTACGATTTATCCTGATATTATTGAATCAGGTGCTGCGAAAACTGGTAAATCAACTGTGATTAAAAGTCATCATAATGTAGGTGGTCTACCCGATATTTTACAGTTGAAGTTACTTGAACCCCTACGAAACTTATTTAAAGATGAAGTTCGAGAGCTCGGCCTTGCATTAGGTTTAACCCATCAGATCGTTTATCGCCATCCTTTTCCAGGCCCTGGACTTGGTGTACGCATTCTTGGAGAAGTTAAAAAAAGATACTGTGAACTCTTGCGTCAGGCCGATGCCATTTTTATGGACGAGCTTCTAAAAGCAGGCTGGTATGATAAAGTTAGCCAAGCTTTTGCGGTATTTTTACCCATTAAATCGGTCGGTGTAATGGGCGATGATCGAACTTATGAATATGTTATTGCGCTGCGCGCAGTTAAAACAACGGATTTTATGACAGCCGACTGGGCAGAACTACCCTACGAGCTATTAAATATAGTATCGCGACGTATCATCAATGAAGTAAGTGGAGTCAATAGAGTCGTATACGATATATCGAGCAAACCGCCAGCTACAATAGAGTGGGAATGA